A stretch of the Vigna radiata var. radiata cultivar VC1973A unplaced genomic scaffold, Vradiata_ver6 scaffold_43, whole genome shotgun sequence genome encodes the following:
- the LOC106752697 gene encoding 3-hydroxy-3-methylglutaryl-coenzyme A reductase 2-like yields MRPRNFCLDKKTTAVNWIEGRGKLVVCEAIIKEEVVNNVLKTIVEAVVELNMLKNLTGLVVAGALGGFNAHANNIMSAIYIATGQDPDQNVESSHYITMMEAVNGGKDLHIFVTMPSIEVQRFSHVLLFLCYWGKFLHYNAWSNASKNEFPQLKKALCPNWKSDLRPPDAFST; encoded by the exons ATGAGGCCAC GAAATTTCTGTTTGGACAAGAAAACAACAGCTGTGAATTGGATTGAGGGACGTGGGAAGTTGGTGGTGTGTGAGGCTATAATTAAGGAGGAGGTGGTGAATAACGTGTTGAAGACCATCGTAGAGGCCGTAGTGGAGCTTAACATGCTAAAAAACCTTACTGGTTTAGTCGTGGCTGGTGCTCTTGGTGGGTTCAATGCCCATGCCAACAATATCATGTCTGCTATCTACATTGCCACTGGTCAAGATCCTGACCAGAATGTGGAGAGTTCTCACTACATCACCATGATGGAAGCTGTCAATGGTGGCAAGGACCTTCACATTTTTGTGACCATGCCCTCAATTGAGGTACAACGCTTCTCTCATGTTTTACTATTTCTCTGTTATTGGGGAAAATTCTTGCATTACAATGCTTGGAGTAATGCTTCCAAAAACGAGTTTCCCCAATTGAAAAAAGCACTTTGCCCTAATTGGAAATCTGACTTAAGACCCCCAGACGCATTTTCTACTTAA